In Streptomyces sp. SID8374, one genomic interval encodes:
- a CDS encoding ABC transporter ATP-binding protein, whose amino-acid sequence MTSDDFLSDRTTGGTADAETVIAADGVRRSYKDGFEAVSGVSFSVARGELFALLGTNGAGKTSTVELLEGLALPTSGTIKVLGHDPYRERAAVRPRTGVMLQEGGFPSDLTVLETARMWSACTTGARPAAEALEMVGLTSRTGVRVKQLSGGEKRRLDLALALTSRPEVLFLDEPTTGLDAEGRRDTWELIRALRDGGTTVLLTTHYLEEAEALADRLAIMHQGQIVTAGTTAEVTASQPARIRFTLPDGVPAGHLPLSLRAAAEGQRVEIRTAELQESLHELLGWARESGVRLLGLDARSASLEEAFLQIANTQLRSRAEDPRRAGSKPMDAAKKKVTA is encoded by the coding sequence ATGACCAGCGACGACTTTCTCAGCGACCGAACGACCGGTGGCACGGCAGACGCGGAGACGGTGATCGCGGCGGACGGGGTCCGCCGCAGCTACAAGGACGGCTTCGAGGCCGTTTCCGGGGTCTCCTTCTCCGTGGCCCGCGGTGAGCTGTTCGCCCTGCTCGGGACGAACGGTGCGGGCAAGACCTCCACCGTGGAGCTCCTCGAAGGGCTGGCGCTCCCGACCTCCGGGACCATCAAGGTCCTCGGCCACGACCCGTACCGCGAACGCGCCGCCGTCCGGCCCCGGACCGGGGTGATGCTCCAGGAGGGCGGCTTCCCCTCCGACCTCACCGTGCTGGAGACCGCGCGGATGTGGTCGGCGTGCACCACCGGCGCCCGGCCCGCCGCCGAGGCCCTGGAGATGGTGGGCCTCACCAGCCGGACCGGGGTGCGGGTCAAGCAGCTCTCCGGCGGGGAGAAGCGGCGCCTGGACCTGGCGCTGGCCCTGACCTCGCGGCCCGAGGTGCTCTTCCTGGACGAGCCGACGACGGGGCTGGACGCGGAGGGGCGGCGGGACACCTGGGAGCTGATCCGGGCGCTCCGGGACGGCGGCACGACCGTACTGCTGACCACGCACTACCTGGAGGAGGCCGAGGCGCTCGCGGACCGGCTGGCGATCATGCACCAGGGGCAGATCGTGACGGCCGGGACGACCGCCGAGGTCACCGCGTCGCAGCCCGCCAGGATCCGGTTCACGCTGCCCGACGGCGTACCGGCGGGGCATCTTCCGCTCTCGCTGCGGGCGGCGGCGGAGGGGCAGCGGGTGGAGATCCGCACCGCCGAACTCCAGGAGTCGCTGCACGAACTGCTGGGCTGGGCCCGGGAGTCGGGCGTGCGGCTGCTCGGGCTGGACGCCCGTTCCGCCTCCCTGGAGGAGGCGTTCCTCCAGATCGCGAACACCCAGCTGCGCTCCCGGGCGGAGGACCCGCGCCGGGCGGGGAGCAAGCCCATGGACGCTGCGAAGAAGAAGGTGACGGCATGA
- a CDS encoding ABC transporter permease, with amino-acid sequence MTTTTVLTDPRPSPSKATASARRLTALARAELILLLRNRSAIFVALVLPVVMIFSIRASLQQIDLAGTGLSIAGAALTGGIGIVLVQVVYMTLVTGYVTRREELVLKRLRTGEVTDREILAANALPAVALALLQVVLLVAAGAVAFDLSAPKRPEIFLAGLLVGLVMMSGLAAATSAVTRTVQTSQLTTLPLFFVSLFASGIFVPLEVFPDGLASVFELLPLTGVMTLVRHGWLGGVEGGDLLTAAVAALAWTAFAVFAVQRWFRWDPRG; translated from the coding sequence ATGACGACCACGACCGTCCTCACGGACCCCCGCCCATCCCCCTCGAAGGCCACCGCCTCCGCGCGGCGGCTCACCGCCCTCGCCCGCGCCGAGCTGATCCTGCTGCTCCGCAACCGGTCCGCGATCTTCGTGGCCCTGGTGCTGCCGGTCGTGATGATCTTCTCGATCCGGGCTTCGCTCCAGCAGATCGACCTGGCCGGCACCGGCCTCTCCATCGCGGGCGCCGCCCTCACCGGCGGCATCGGCATCGTGCTGGTCCAGGTCGTCTACATGACCCTCGTCACCGGGTACGTCACCCGGCGCGAGGAGCTCGTCCTCAAGCGGCTGCGCACCGGCGAGGTCACCGACCGCGAGATCCTGGCCGCCAACGCGCTGCCCGCCGTCGCGCTGGCGCTCCTCCAGGTCGTCCTGCTGGTCGCGGCCGGCGCGGTCGCCTTCGATCTGAGCGCGCCGAAGCGGCCCGAGATCTTCCTGGCGGGGCTGCTGGTGGGTCTCGTGATGATGTCCGGCCTGGCGGCCGCGACCTCCGCGGTGACCCGGACGGTCCAGACCTCGCAGCTCACCACGTTGCCGCTGTTCTTCGTCTCGCTCTTCGCCTCCGGGATCTTCGTCCCGCTGGAGGTCTTCCCGGACGGCCTGGCCTCGGTCTTCGAACTGCTGCCGCTGACCGGCGTGATGACCCTCGTCCGGCACGGCTGGCTCGGCGGTGTGGAGGGCGGCGACCTGCTCACGGCCGCCGTGGCGGCGCTGGCCTGGACCGCGTTCGCGGTGTTTGCTGTGCAGCGGTGGTTCCGCTGGGACCCGCGGGGCTGA